A stretch of Numenius arquata chromosome 11, bNumArq3.hap1.1, whole genome shotgun sequence DNA encodes these proteins:
- the DRD1 gene encoding D(1A) dopamine receptor — protein sequence MQGFCVGFVYKICYAIPKLKEEERRPCIPEQTENQTSGETMTWNDTTMDGEGLLVERDSSFRILTGCFLSLLILSTLLGNTLVCAAVIRFRHLRSKVTNFFVISLAVSDLLVAVLVMPWKAVAEIAGFWPFGSFCNIWVAFDIMCSTASILNLCVISVDRYWAISSPFRYERKMTPKAAFIMISVAWTLSVLISFIPVQLNWHKATTTSFLDLNASLQGISMDNCDSSLNRMYAISSSLISFYIPVAIMIVTYTRIYRIAQKQIRRISALERAAVHAKNCQNTSGTRSSMDCQQPESNFKMSFKRETKVLKTLSVIMGVFVCCWLPFFVLNCMIPFCEPTQPSKGAEAFCINSTTFDVFVWFGWANSSLNPIIYAFNADFRKAFSTLLGCYRLCPMSGNAIETVSINNNGAVVFSSQHEPKGSSPKESNLVYLIPHAVICPEEEPLKKEEEGELSKTLEKMSPALSGILDYEADVSLEKINPITQNGQHKT from the exons ATGCAGGgtttctgtgttggttttgtaTATAAGATTTGCTATGCAATTCCAAAACTAAAAGAGGAGGAGAGACGGCCCTGCATCCCAGAGCAAACAGAGAATCAGA CCTCAGGAGAAACTATGACTTGGAACGACACCACTATGGACGGGGAAGGGTTGCTGGTGGAAAGGGACTCTTCCTTTCGGATCCTCACGGGCTGCTTCCTCTCACTGCTGATCCTCTCCACGCTGCTGGGAAACACACTGGTCTGTGCAGCTGTCATTAGGTTTCGCCACCTCAGGTCCAAGGTGACCAACTTCTTTGTCATCTCCTTGGCCGTGTCAGATCTCTTAGTGGCAGTTTTGGTCATGCCATGGAAAGCTGTGGCTGAGATCGCTGGTTTCTGGCCTTTTGGTTCATTTTGCAACATCTGGGTGGCCTTTGATATTATGTGCTCAACAGCCTCCATCTTAAATCTCTGTGTCATTAGTGTGGACAGATACTGGGCCATCTCCAGCCCATTTAGGTACGAGAGGAAAATGACCCCCAAGGCAGCCTTCATCATGATCAGCGTGGCGTGGACTTTGTCTGTGTTGATTTCCTTCATCCCTGTGCAGCTCAACTGGCACAAGGCTACAACCACAAGCTTTTTGGACCTAAATGCCAGTTTACAAGGTATAAGCATGGACAACTGCGATTCTAGCCTAAACAGGATGTATGCCATCTCCTCTTCTCTAATTAGCTTCTATATACCTGTGGCCATCATGATAGTAACTTACACGAGGATATACCGGATTGCTCAGAAGCAAATACGACGCATCTCAGCTTTGGAGAGAGCAGCAGTGCATGCCAAGAACTGCCAGAACACGAGCGGCACCAGGAGCAGCATGGACTGCCAGCAACCGGAGAGCAACTTCAAAATGTCCTTCAAGAGGGAAACGAAGGTTCTAAAGACTTTGTCGGTGATCATGGGGGTGTTTGTGTGCTGCTGGTTGCCATTTTTTGTGTTGAACTGCATGATTCCCTTCTGCGAGCCTACCCAACCGTCCAAGGGAGCAGAAGCTTTCTGCATTAACTCCACCACCTttgatgtttttgtttggtttgggtgggCTAATTCTTCCCTCAACCCCATCATTTATGCCTTCAATGCTGATTTCCGCAAGGCGTTTTCAACCCTGCTGGGATGCTACAGGCTCTGCCCTATGTCCGGCAATGCTATAGAGACTGTTAGTATTAACAATAACGGAGCAGTGGTTTTTTCGAGCCAACATGAGCCCAAAGGGTCCAGCCCCAAAGAGTCTAATCTGGTTTATCTGATTCCACATGCAGTTATCTGCCCGGAAGAAGAACCTctcaaaaaggaagaagagggtgAACTATCTAAGACCTTGGAGAAAATGTCTCCAGCACTGTCGGGGATCTTGGATTATGAAGCTGATGTTTCTTTGGAAAAGATCAATCCCATTACACAAAATGGGCAGCATAAAACCTGA